The region TTGCGGCGCCAGCCTTCCCAGGCGAACTCTCTGCCGCGTTCTTCCAGAAGTAAATCCAACGTCAGGGACGAGAGCGGGCTAACGCCGGCACGGGCACGAACCTGGTTCACCAGGTCCAAAGCCTCTCCTGTGTTTCCTAAACGCAGCAGTGCCTCTGCCTTCATCAAGAGCACATCGGCGTAGCGAAATACTACAAAGTCATTGTCCTGGTCCGTACGGTTGTTGTTACGCTGCACTTCATACTTTACATTGCGCACCCCTTCATTTGCAAAGGCTCTCTCTAGGGATGTTATCTCAGGCGTGAAGATTAGTTCTTTGCTCTGATTATCAACCGCATCGGTAAACGTAATGATGTCACCGGAATTATCTAACTGCGGCCCTACCAACCATATGTCCTGGCGCTGGTCATTATCAGAGAACAGGTTATAGAATTCGGCCCGTGTGGCAAACCCATTCCACGGGCTTGTGTTCAGGCCATACACCGCCCCCTGTGCATAATGCAGCGTCCTCATTTGCGGGTTCATGCCTCCTGCCAAGACCCTGTCATAAGGTATGGTGAAGATGTTCTCTACCCACGTGGCCTCATTGGTGCCGTTATCCACAGCAAAAAGGGATAAATAATCCGGGACAAGCATGTAAGTGACAGGAGACTCGATGACTGCATTAGCGGCATCTATGGCTTCCTGCCACCTGGGAACACCAGTATATACTTCAGAGTTTAAGTACAGCTTTGCCAGCAGCGTGTTGGCCGCAGCCTTTGTAAAGCGCCCGTACAATTCCTGCGTATTGCCCTCTCTCAGGTCAGGCAATGCTGCCAGAATTTCACTTTCTACAAATGCAAATACCTCTTCCCGTGTGTTCTGGGTCGGGCTTCCGGGAGGGGTCTCTTCTGTGATGATCGGCACGTTGCCAAACATATCCATCATCCAGAAGTGGGCGAAAGCGCGTAACATTCTTACTTCTGCCACAATGGCTTCCTTACCCTCTATGTCCAGCTCGCTTGAGTTGAGCGCGGTCAGGTTGATATTGGCATTGGCGATGACGCGGTAGCCCCATTCCCAGGATCCGTTGATCTGACCGGGTGACACGGGTGTCCACTCATGCCTGGCCATCTGCTGCCAGGCACCATTATCGAACCAGTCCGGCCCGCGGGTAGGTACGACCAATTCGTCCGTGGTCGCCTCCAGCAACACCAAGGGAGGATCAAAAAAGCCCCGAAGCTCAGCATAGGTGGCTCCAA is a window of Pontibacter kalidii DNA encoding:
- a CDS encoding RagB/SusD family nutrient uptake outer membrane protein, which encodes MRTYKRLQVLAVASVASLCWGIQSCTDLDSEVFDQAEASKFPSTEAELLSTVGATYAELRGFFDPPLVLLEATTDELVVPTRGPDWFDNGAWQQMARHEWTPVSPGQINGSWEWGYRVIANANINLTALNSSELDIEGKEAIVAEVRMLRAFAHFWMMDMFGNVPIITEETPPGSPTQNTREEVFAFVESEILAALPDLREGNTQELYGRFTKAAANTLLAKLYLNSEVYTGVPRWQEAIDAANAVIESPVTYMLVPDYLSLFAVDNGTNEATWVENIFTIPYDRVLAGGMNPQMRTLHYAQGAVYGLNTSPWNGFATRAEFYNLFSDNDQRQDIWLVGPQLDNSGDIITFTDAVDNQSKELIFTPEITSLERAFANEGVRNVKYEVQRNNNRTDQDNDFVVFRYADVLLMKAEALLRLGNTGEALDLVNQVRARAGVSPLSSLTLDLLLEERGREFAWEGWRRNDLIRFGKFTQDTWEFKTNTQEHRRLFPIPAQQLASNPNLTQNPGY